In one Bdellovibrio sp. ArHS genomic region, the following are encoded:
- the hisS gene encoding histidine--tRNA ligase: MSNKIQRVRGTRDLLPEDSLLFRFVEESAYEKALLYGYGEIETPIFEFSDVFHRTLGETSDVVNKETYDFTDRGGESLTLRPEGTAGVARAFISEGMMQNLPLKFYYSGPMFRYERPQKGRYRQFYQLGAECLGYDSPLADVECIAMAWDILKKIGISTECTLEINTLGDSESRAAYREALVKYFTAHQDQLSADSKMRLEKNPLRILDSKDEGDKKLNALAPKLEQYLNETSQHFFKKVLAGIEKLGIPYNVNSHLVRGLDYYCHTVFEFTTTKLGAQGTVLAGGRYDGLIETMGGPKTPGVGWAAGIDRLADLTPKELATKKEVIIAVVGADDLGEEESVKVAHEIRSRGFKTENFLSGKMQKKMQKANKIGAHYALILGGNEVTNKTVTVKNFATGEQKEISRADLATFDFK, from the coding sequence ATGAGCAATAAAATTCAGCGAGTTCGCGGCACCCGAGATCTGCTTCCCGAGGACAGTCTTCTTTTCCGTTTTGTCGAAGAATCTGCCTATGAAAAGGCTCTTTTGTACGGATATGGAGAGATTGAAACCCCCATTTTCGAATTTTCTGACGTTTTTCATCGCACTCTGGGCGAAACCTCTGATGTCGTGAATAAAGAGACTTATGATTTTACCGACCGTGGAGGAGAAAGCCTCACATTAAGACCTGAGGGGACTGCGGGCGTGGCGCGGGCTTTTATCTCTGAAGGAATGATGCAGAACCTGCCCTTGAAGTTTTATTATTCGGGTCCCATGTTCCGTTATGAGCGCCCCCAAAAAGGACGCTACCGTCAATTTTATCAATTGGGCGCAGAGTGTTTAGGTTATGACAGTCCCCTGGCCGATGTTGAATGCATCGCCATGGCTTGGGACATCTTAAAAAAAATTGGAATCTCTACCGAGTGCACTTTGGAAATCAACACTCTTGGCGACAGCGAAAGCCGAGCCGCTTATCGCGAAGCACTGGTGAAGTATTTCACCGCGCATCAGGATCAGCTTTCCGCCGACAGCAAAATGCGTTTAGAGAAAAACCCTTTGCGGATTTTGGATTCCAAGGATGAGGGCGATAAAAAGCTCAATGCCCTGGCGCCGAAATTGGAACAATATCTTAATGAAACTTCCCAACATTTTTTCAAAAAAGTTTTAGCGGGAATTGAGAAGCTGGGAATTCCCTACAACGTAAATTCCCACCTGGTTCGTGGCCTGGATTATTACTGCCATACTGTGTTTGAGTTCACGACAACGAAATTGGGAGCCCAAGGCACCGTGCTTGCTGGCGGACGCTATGACGGCCTGATTGAAACAATGGGGGGCCCTAAAACTCCCGGCGTGGGATGGGCTGCCGGCATTGATCGCTTGGCCGATCTGACTCCGAAAGAACTTGCGACCAAAAAAGAAGTCATCATTGCCGTCGTCGGAGCTGACGATCTGGGCGAAGAAGAAAGCGTAAAAGTGGCGCACGAGATTCGTTCGCGCGGATTTAAAACTGAAAACTTCCTTTCCGGAAAAATGCAAAAGAAGATGCAAAAGGCCAACAAGATCGGCGCGCATTACGCTTTGATTTTAGGCGGTAACGAAGTGACAAACAAAACCGTAACGGTGAAAAACTTCGCAACCGGAGAACAAAAAGAAATCTCTCGCGCCGATCTGGCGACCTTTGATTTCAAATAG
- a CDS encoding adenylate/guanylate cyclase domain-containing protein produces MRIPISTKLITVTILILVAATGTITWISSDYFEKKASEQVDIANLESAAAKAKEVENIVSSLVDKTRVTASVLMKDTSDQNAASNDFEFNFTKDKNFVSLEILKLDGTAVQTVVRRVKEDVLRPYNLGSNYIINVRSWQKFPIRNVAQGNVELKNASYPKAPAMITIGIPLIRDAQGKITHVALADITLAPLEKPFTDPSERTQYLVDRYGELLAHKDEQKAMARLNVSNNPFVKKALAQKSPQYQTKFIDPDFEKNYFGASVKTSFGATVISQTSEETILEVSREVRRRAIFVAGSAISMAIFFIFLFSMTLTSPIEKLADMINLVSKGNFDVKARTQVKSHDEVGDLAEAFDHMTEGLKERDKVKSLFSKFHGSSVAEDLIGKDIGVGGQSKDVVVFFSDIRGFTAFSEKRSPEEVVEMLNEYFGVMVKIINSHGGVVDKFIGDAIMAVWGAPKSSDRDAHKAVRACLEMRRALEILNETRIGRGQPPINIGMGLHAGLAISGTIGSDERMEYTVIGNTVNTASRIEASTKAFGADLLISDTVIEKIGEDFKTELAGAAEVKGRSEALKMFKVRGYRAEDGTLVEVKTPYSDYEAEAADKVKVKAA; encoded by the coding sequence ATGAGAATACCTATTTCGACAAAACTCATTACGGTGACAATCCTGATCCTGGTCGCGGCGACAGGAACGATCACCTGGATCTCTTCGGACTACTTCGAGAAAAAGGCTTCCGAGCAGGTCGATATCGCGAACTTAGAGTCCGCAGCGGCCAAAGCCAAGGAAGTGGAAAACATCGTCAGTTCGTTGGTCGACAAAACCCGTGTCACGGCCTCGGTTTTGATGAAAGACACCTCTGATCAAAATGCCGCCAGCAATGATTTTGAATTCAACTTCACTAAAGATAAAAACTTTGTCTCTTTAGAAATTCTGAAACTTGATGGAACTGCGGTACAAACCGTGGTTCGCAGAGTGAAAGAAGATGTTCTACGCCCCTATAATTTGGGCAGCAACTACATCATCAATGTTCGCTCCTGGCAGAAATTCCCGATCCGCAATGTTGCCCAAGGGAATGTCGAACTTAAAAACGCCTCTTATCCGAAAGCCCCCGCGATGATCACGATCGGTATTCCCTTGATTCGTGATGCCCAAGGAAAAATCACTCACGTGGCTTTGGCGGACATCACGCTGGCTCCTTTGGAAAAGCCCTTCACCGACCCTTCTGAAAGAACTCAGTATCTGGTGGATCGTTATGGCGAACTCTTGGCGCACAAAGATGAACAAAAAGCCATGGCGCGGTTGAATGTCAGCAACAATCCTTTTGTAAAAAAGGCTCTTGCGCAAAAATCACCTCAATACCAGACAAAATTTATCGATCCTGATTTCGAAAAGAACTATTTCGGCGCCTCGGTGAAAACTTCTTTCGGCGCCACAGTGATTTCACAGACCTCCGAAGAAACAATTCTGGAAGTGTCGCGCGAAGTACGACGCCGAGCGATTTTCGTGGCGGGTTCGGCGATATCCATGGCGATTTTCTTTATCTTCTTGTTCTCTATGACCCTCACCTCGCCCATCGAAAAACTGGCGGATATGATCAATCTGGTTTCTAAGGGTAACTTCGATGTGAAAGCCCGCACTCAGGTGAAGTCCCACGATGAAGTGGGTGATTTGGCCGAAGCCTTTGATCACATGACCGAAGGTCTTAAAGAACGCGACAAAGTGAAAAGTCTTTTCTCGAAGTTCCACGGCTCTTCCGTCGCGGAGGATTTGATCGGTAAAGACATTGGTGTCGGTGGACAATCCAAAGACGTGGTCGTCTTCTTCTCGGACATTCGTGGTTTTACCGCCTTCTCGGAAAAGCGCTCGCCAGAAGAAGTTGTGGAAATGCTGAATGAATACTTCGGAGTGATGGTGAAGATCATCAACTCACACGGCGGTGTCGTCGATAAATTTATCGGAGACGCGATCATGGCCGTGTGGGGGGCTCCGAAAAGTTCGGACCGGGACGCTCACAAAGCGGTTCGCGCCTGTCTGGAAATGCGTCGTGCCCTTGAAATTCTGAATGAGACACGCATTGGCCGAGGCCAGCCTCCGATCAACATCGGAATGGGGCTGCATGCCGGACTGGCAATTTCAGGAACCATCGGTTCTGACGAGCGTATGGAGTATACCGTTATCGGCAATACCGTGAACACGGCCTCTCGTATCGAAGCTTCAACCAAAGCCTTCGGTGCGGATCTGTTGATCTCAGATACCGTGATAGAAAAAATTGGCGAAGATTTTAAAACCGAACTGGCTGGTGCCGCCGAGGTTAAAGGTCGCTCTGAAGCTCTTAAGATGTTCAAGGTTCGCGGCTACCGCGCCGAAGACGGCACTCTCGTTGAAGTGAAAACACCGTATTCGGATTACGAAGCCGAGGCGGCCGACAAAGTTAAAGTCAAGGCCGCTTAA
- a CDS encoding DUF3299 domain-containing protein has protein sequence MKKWVFAGVAVLVVVIGAVVYQTMFSRSAALTGVEVDWRLLGEMDYITGKSSSELQALHGKGVKIPGFMVPLEDEQRDVVEFLLVPSPQACIHVPPPPPNQMVYVKMKKGTEVAVGPIWVYGTLNLVTKKSMYGDASFELIGDAVEPYK, from the coding sequence ATGAAAAAATGGGTATTTGCAGGAGTGGCCGTTTTAGTCGTCGTTATCGGCGCGGTGGTCTATCAAACGATGTTCAGTCGCAGCGCCGCTTTAACCGGTGTTGAGGTTGATTGGCGCCTTTTAGGTGAAATGGACTACATAACCGGAAAGTCGTCATCAGAACTTCAAGCTCTGCACGGAAAGGGTGTCAAGATTCCGGGCTTCATGGTCCCCTTGGAAGATGAGCAACGTGACGTCGTGGAGTTTTTGTTAGTCCCCAGTCCCCAGGCGTGCATTCACGTGCCACCACCACCGCCGAATCAAATGGTCTACGTGAAAATGAAGAAAGGCACAGAAGTGGCCGTCGGTCCGATCTGGGTCTATGGTACTTTGAACCTGGTCACCAAGAAATCCATGTACGGAGACGCGTCGTTTGAACTTATCGGCGATGCCGTAGAACCCTACAAATAA
- a CDS encoding DUF2796 domain-containing protein, translated as MIKILLLSTMLFAAREHGAHVHGAGKVSVAFDGKNGKIELHVPAEAIMGFEHQAKTKADKQKKEKALAKLEEKIAEMIVLDPALKCAIKKDIFEVNQQDSHAEIEAEFNVTCATPVAGSTITFNFTKQFSRLKKVQVDVLADGVQKSLQVQKNGDSVELK; from the coding sequence ATGATTAAGATTCTTCTGCTTTCGACAATGCTTTTTGCAGCCCGCGAACATGGGGCCCACGTTCACGGTGCGGGAAAAGTCAGTGTGGCTTTTGATGGAAAGAACGGAAAAATTGAACTTCATGTTCCTGCGGAAGCCATCATGGGGTTTGAACACCAGGCGAAAACCAAAGCCGACAAACAGAAAAAAGAAAAGGCTTTGGCCAAATTGGAAGAAAAAATCGCTGAAATGATTGTTTTAGATCCCGCTTTGAAATGTGCAATTAAAAAAGACATATTTGAAGTGAACCAACAGGATTCTCACGCCGAAATTGAAGCTGAATTCAATGTAACTTGTGCGACTCCCGTGGCCGGAAGTACTATCACCTTTAATTTTACCAAACAGTTTTCCCGTTTGAAGAAGGTTCAAGTGGATGTGCTGGCGGATGGCGTGCAAAAGTCACTGCAGGTACAGAAGAACGGAGACAGCGTTGAGCTCAAGTAA
- a CDS encoding ABC transporter ATP-binding protein has product MSSSNILIEVRDLQYTYPGQSQPTLKIPEFSVLRGEELFLYGPSGTGKTTLLELFSGVLKPTQGSLKILGFDFGKMTDADRDAFRAEHMGYVFQNFNLIPYLSVQENIELPLHLSPARKARLGSVDTEMVIRALCGNLGIGDLLGKKVSQLSVGQQQRVAVARALLGKPDLILADEPTSALDTDHREKFLKLMFELADLYGTTVVFVSHDRTMEKLFSRSISLDSINRVG; this is encoded by the coding sequence TTGAGCTCAAGTAACATCCTGATTGAGGTGCGTGATCTGCAATACACCTATCCGGGCCAATCGCAACCGACATTGAAGATTCCCGAGTTTTCGGTCTTGCGCGGGGAAGAGCTTTTTCTTTATGGTCCCAGTGGCACTGGTAAGACCACGTTGTTAGAGTTGTTTTCGGGTGTTTTAAAGCCGACGCAGGGAAGTCTGAAAATTTTGGGGTTTGATTTCGGAAAGATGACCGATGCCGACCGCGATGCTTTTCGCGCGGAGCACATGGGGTATGTCTTTCAAAACTTCAATTTGATTCCGTACTTGAGTGTTCAGGAAAATATCGAATTGCCGTTACACCTTAGCCCGGCGCGGAAAGCGCGTCTGGGAAGTGTTGACACCGAGATGGTGATCCGCGCGTTGTGTGGCAATCTGGGAATTGGTGATCTTCTGGGTAAAAAAGTGTCTCAGCTGAGTGTGGGACAACAGCAGCGGGTCGCGGTGGCGCGGGCTTTGCTGGGAAAGCCCGACTTGATTTTAGCCGACGAGCCCACTTCGGCCCTGGATACAGATCATCGTGAAAAGTTTCTGAAGCTGATGTTTGAATTGGCGGATCTCTATGGAACCACTGTTGTCTTTGTTTCGCATGATCGCACCATGGAAAAACTTTTTAGTCGCAGCATCTCGTTAGACTCCATCAATAGGGTTGGATAA
- a CDS encoding C1 family peptidase, protein MKNFLKPVGGIIALTLTLHVSPSTVLAQNPGFRPGLKEMTQEEQQKLQRRKIKKVRPNRLGLERVNKERQRRGQAPLQVPTNQPEVDIEDSLQAAAPSPSIESAANSLLGAAPAQVDNSALPSFPPIVSQGTLGSCVAFATTYYLMSHEVCLTLGCDNKTQSARLYSPKWTYNMINGGVDNGSSLSDAFAVMEKHGAATLTEFPYDSDYRAWSMNSEHWKRAINSRMKPFSYARINTDADMATVKQILANGHVVSFGTYINSWVYRTVQANPQAAANPFVGQAIATHINGTVSGHAMVIVGYDDTIWTDINGNGVVEAAELGAFKIANSFGASWKNQGYIWASYDAFRATSTVPGFAPTGRIQLTQSGLVFYSTYTSYTPRLLAEVKMSHAMRTQMALQFGSSANTASSPSASWAPFAFASRGGNYAFDGTTAEKMGSFYFDISSLAATDINTQKFYLTMKDSTAGSALTTSAFNIVNPSVGNTLLSAANVPLTVDANSNTLVAGTTPEPTPTPTPTPTPTPVVDTIAPSVPTNLTLSLTTSNRNRSARFNLGWAASTDNVKVVKYFVYRNGVKIAETTSLSYSDGNIKKNTYYNYQFTAVDAAGNQSAKSGTVVALWR, encoded by the coding sequence ATGAAAAATTTTTTAAAACCTGTCGGCGGAATAATTGCGCTGACACTCACTCTGCACGTTTCTCCCTCCACCGTTCTGGCACAAAATCCGGGATTTCGCCCGGGCCTGAAAGAAATGACTCAGGAAGAGCAGCAAAAACTTCAACGCCGGAAAATTAAAAAAGTTCGCCCCAACCGTCTAGGGTTGGAACGCGTTAATAAAGAAAGACAACGTCGCGGGCAAGCTCCTTTGCAAGTGCCGACCAACCAACCTGAAGTTGATATTGAGGACTCTCTTCAAGCTGCCGCACCTTCTCCCTCTATTGAAAGTGCAGCAAACTCTCTTCTGGGGGCCGCTCCTGCTCAAGTGGATAACTCGGCTTTGCCTTCTTTCCCACCCATTGTCAGCCAGGGAACTTTGGGTTCCTGCGTGGCCTTTGCGACCACTTACTATCTCATGAGTCATGAGGTCTGCTTGACGCTGGGCTGTGACAATAAAACTCAAAGTGCGCGTCTTTATTCGCCAAAGTGGACTTACAATATGATCAATGGCGGAGTCGATAATGGCTCATCCTTGTCTGATGCTTTCGCCGTTATGGAAAAACATGGCGCCGCAACTTTGACCGAGTTTCCCTATGACAGCGACTATCGTGCGTGGAGCATGAACTCGGAACATTGGAAGCGTGCGATCAACTCTCGGATGAAACCCTTTAGCTATGCGCGCATCAATACTGATGCCGACATGGCCACAGTGAAACAAATCCTGGCCAACGGCCATGTCGTTTCGTTCGGAACTTACATTAACAGCTGGGTGTATCGAACGGTGCAAGCCAATCCGCAAGCCGCCGCAAATCCATTTGTGGGACAAGCGATTGCCACTCATATTAACGGCACCGTTTCGGGCCATGCCATGGTCATCGTCGGTTACGATGATACGATCTGGACAGACATCAATGGGAATGGCGTTGTCGAAGCCGCCGAGCTGGGTGCATTTAAAATCGCCAACTCGTTCGGAGCTTCTTGGAAAAACCAAGGTTATATCTGGGCCTCTTACGATGCCTTCCGCGCCACCTCCACAGTTCCCGGCTTTGCGCCGACGGGCAGAATCCAGCTTACCCAAAGCGGTCTCGTGTTTTATTCCACTTACACGTCTTATACTCCGCGCTTGCTAGCTGAAGTAAAGATGTCGCATGCGATGCGCACACAGATGGCGTTGCAATTTGGCTCTTCGGCAAACACAGCCAGCAGTCCTTCGGCTTCGTGGGCGCCTTTTGCCTTTGCAAGTCGTGGCGGTAACTACGCCTTTGATGGAACGACGGCTGAAAAAATGGGAAGTTTCTATTTTGATATATCCTCTTTAGCGGCGACCGACATCAATACGCAAAAGTTCTACCTAACGATGAAGGATTCCACGGCAGGAAGTGCGTTGACAACTTCGGCCTTCAACATTGTCAATCCAAGTGTGGGGAATACTTTGTTATCAGCGGCCAACGTCCCTTTAACGGTGGATGCAAACTCGAACACCTTGGTGGCGGGAACAACGCCGGAACCAACCCCGACGCCGACGCCAACCCCGACTCCAACACCTGTTGTTGATACGATTGCGCCCTCTGTTCCTACAAACCTGACGCTGTCTTTGACGACATCCAACCGCAACAGATCGGCCCGCTTCAACTTGGGATGGGCGGCTTCTACGGACAACGTCAAAGTCGTGAAATACTTCGTCTATCGTAACGGGGTGAAAATCGCTGAAACGACATCCCTGAGCTACAGTGATGGCAATATCAAAAAGAATACTTACTACAACTATCAGTTCACGGCCGTTGATGCCGCCGGCAACCAGTCGGCAAAATCCGGCACTGTCGTTGCTTTGTGGCGCTAA
- a CDS encoding FtsX-like permease family protein, protein MVFLKLAIKSLKNRAFATTLTVLSIALSVMLLLSVERAKRAAEEGFTQTISKTDLIVGARSGSLQLILYTVFNMGNATHNISYETYQDLKKHPAIEWTIPYSLGDGHRGFRVVGTTEDFFNHYHFRGNQKVQLAQGAVFKDLWDVVIGADVARKLKYRLGDRIVVAHGVTKGEGIQNHADKPFVVTGIMEATGTPLDRAVYMSLEGMEALHIDWADGAAPTAEKAIPREQLHKESLKVHTLTAFFVGAKSRIETLKLQREINNYKEEPLLAVIPGVALSELWNGLSYVEGVLRIISWMVVLVGLVSMLIALTTTLNERRREMAILRAVGAKSSQIVGLLVFESALLTVVGIVLGTLFSWTLLAVLRPWIEGEFGLYLVGPWLTSMELLYILITFVGGTLMGLIPALRAQGLALKDGLSVKL, encoded by the coding sequence ATGGTCTTTCTTAAACTTGCTATTAAATCTTTAAAGAATCGCGCTTTTGCAACGACCTTGACCGTGCTTTCAATTGCCTTAAGTGTGATGCTTCTTTTGTCCGTGGAAAGAGCAAAGCGGGCCGCTGAAGAAGGTTTCACTCAGACGATCAGTAAGACAGATTTGATCGTGGGCGCCCGCAGTGGTTCTTTGCAGTTGATTCTGTATACGGTTTTCAACATGGGAAACGCCACTCACAATATTTCCTACGAAACTTATCAGGATCTTAAAAAGCACCCTGCGATCGAATGGACGATTCCGTACTCGTTGGGCGATGGTCATCGCGGTTTCCGCGTCGTCGGCACGACGGAAGATTTTTTTAATCACTATCATTTTCGCGGCAATCAAAAAGTACAACTTGCCCAAGGGGCCGTCTTTAAAGACTTGTGGGATGTAGTCATCGGTGCGGATGTTGCGCGTAAATTGAAGTACCGCTTAGGGGATCGTATTGTGGTCGCTCACGGAGTCACTAAAGGGGAGGGCATTCAGAATCATGCCGACAAACCCTTTGTGGTGACGGGAATTATGGAAGCGACCGGAACCCCTTTGGATCGCGCTGTTTACATGTCTTTGGAAGGCATGGAAGCCCTGCATATTGATTGGGCGGATGGGGCGGCTCCGACGGCGGAAAAAGCGATTCCTCGCGAGCAGTTGCATAAAGAAAGTTTGAAAGTTCATACGTTGACAGCTTTTTTCGTGGGCGCAAAGTCACGCATTGAAACTTTGAAGCTGCAGCGAGAAATCAATAACTACAAAGAAGAACCTTTACTGGCAGTCATTCCGGGGGTCGCCTTAAGTGAATTGTGGAATGGTCTTTCTTATGTCGAAGGCGTTTTAAGAATTATCTCTTGGATGGTGGTTCTTGTTGGGCTTGTTTCGATGCTGATTGCCTTAACGACAACCTTAAATGAGCGTCGCCGGGAAATGGCGATCCTGCGTGCGGTCGGGGCAAAGTCCTCGCAAATCGTGGGGTTGTTGGTATTTGAATCAGCTTTGCTTACGGTGGTTGGTATTGTCTTGGGAACACTTTTTTCTTGGACTTTATTGGCAGTGCTGCGCCCGTGGATCGAAGGGGAGTTTGGTCTTTATCTGGTGGGGCCTTGGCTCACCAGCATGGAACTGCTTTATATTCTGATCACTTTTGTCGGTGGAACTTTGATGGGTTTGATCCCCGCGTTGCGAGCGCAGGGATTGGCTTTGAAAGACGGCCTGAGTGTGAAGCTTTAA